The Candidatus Limnocylindrales bacterium genome has a segment encoding these proteins:
- a CDS encoding competence/damage-inducible protein A, producing MQVQAELVAIGTELLLGQIVDTNATYIAQQLNAIGLNLFYKTTVGDNAGRIKEVLERAHNRSQVVITTGGIGPTEDDLTREMVAEATGRKLVFQQHLMDQIEAIFRSRGFTSISPNNRKQAFIPEGAIPIENPVGTAPGFIVDDEKGVIISIPGVPSEMKYLMEKTVIPFLKKRFGLKGLIKSKVLKNSGIGESRIDHIIGDLIVNSSNPTVGLLAHVGQVDIRITAKAEDEATADRLIAEMEAKIRERLPNQIFGTDQDTLEGVVAETLKRQNKTLAVAESNTGGLIASKLSTTPEALSILRGCVTTLTEEAVVSLLGVPRELIQEQGLASARVAEEMASRIRSLTGASLGLGVAGILNWNEKQPPETPPTTFISIAGLGPQPVTEKYGMGGPASFVQTRIAMMSLEILRRKLINA from the coding sequence ATGCAAGTACAAGCCGAACTTGTTGCTATCGGTACGGAGCTTTTATTAGGACAAATCGTTGATACCAATGCAACCTATATTGCGCAGCAACTTAACGCCATTGGGTTGAACCTTTTTTACAAAACAACGGTTGGGGATAATGCCGGTCGCATAAAAGAAGTTTTGGAGCGGGCTCATAACCGGTCTCAAGTGGTAATTACAACGGGAGGGATAGGACCTACCGAAGATGATTTAACCCGGGAGATGGTAGCCGAAGCAACGGGACGTAAGCTAGTTTTTCAGCAACATTTGATGGATCAAATTGAAGCAATATTTAGAAGTCGGGGTTTTACCAGTATCAGTCCGAATAACCGAAAACAGGCATTTATCCCGGAAGGGGCCATCCCCATTGAAAATCCCGTAGGAACAGCCCCTGGGTTTATCGTGGATGATGAAAAGGGGGTTATTATCAGTATCCCGGGAGTTCCATCGGAAATGAAGTATCTGATGGAGAAGACCGTTATTCCTTTCTTAAAAAAGAGATTTGGATTGAAGGGGCTTATTAAATCAAAGGTTTTAAAGAACAGTGGTATCGGAGAAAGCAGGATAGACCATATAATCGGAGATCTTATTGTCAACAGTTCCAATCCTACTGTAGGACTGTTGGCCCATGTAGGCCAGGTAGATATTCGGATTACTGCAAAGGCAGAGGATGAAGCTACGGCAGATCGACTTATTGCAGAGATGGAAGCAAAAATCCGGGAACGACTCCCTAACCAGATCTTTGGAACCGATCAAGATACTTTGGAAGGGGTTGTGGCAGAAACCCTCAAAAGGCAAAATAAGACCCTGGCCGTGGCGGAATCTAACACGGGTGGACTTATTGCTTCCAAGCTATCGACTACCCCGGAAGCCCTCTCTATCCTTAGAGGTTGTGTGACTACCTTGACAGAAGAGGCAGTCGTAAGCCTGTTGGGAGTTCCTCGGGAGTTGATCCAGGAACAGGGTCTGGCCAGTGCCCGGGTAGCCGAGGAGATGGCTTCTAGAATTCGATCCCTCACCGGTGCTAGCTTGGGGTTGGGGGTTGCGGGAATCCTCAACTGGAATGAGAAACAACCCCCGGAGACCCCTCCCACGACCTTTATCTCTATTGCAGGGTTGGGTCCGCAACCTGTTACAGAAAAATATGGAATGGGAGGGCCTGCAAGTTTCGTGCAGACCCGAATTGCCATGATGAGCCTGGAAATTCTCAGAAGAAAATTGATTAACGCCTAA